The genomic DNA CGTCCACGGCTTCCTGTTCTACGCCCTGTTCTGGCTGCTCTGGCGGGGCGGCCCGCGCGGGCCGCGCTTCGTCGCCGCGGTTGCGCTTGAGGCGGCGTGGGAGGTGGCGGAGAACACCCGCTGGGTGATCGACCGCTATCGCGACGCGACGATGGCGCTGGGTTATACCGGCGACAGCGTCATCAACTCGGTCGCCGACATCGGCTGGATGGCGCTTGGCTATCTCATCGCGTCGCGGCTGCCGTGGCGGGTGACGGCTGCGATCGGCGTGGGGCTGGAGCTGCTCACGCTCTACGTGATCCGCGACAATCTGACGCTCAACGTGCTGATGCTGGTCTGGCCGATCGACGCGATCCGGGTCTGGCAGAGCGGGGCCTAGCGCCCCAGCATGTCCTCCGGCCGCACCACGCGGTCGAACGTCTCGGCATCGACCAGCCCCAGCGCCAGTCCTGCCTCCTTGAGTGTCAGCCCCTGTTCGTGGGCGTGCTTGGCGATCTTCGCGGCATTGTCGTAGCCGATCTCGGGCGCCAGCGCCGTCACCAGCATCAGCGACCGATCGACCAGCTCGGCGATCCGCCGCTCGTCCGCTTCCAGCCCGTCCACGCAGCGGGTGGCGAAACACTCCATGCCGACCGCGAGCAGATCGATCGAGCGCAGCACCGCGGCGCCGATCATCGGCTTGAACACGTTGAGCTCCAGATGCCCCTGCAAGCCGCCCACAGTGATGGCGGTGTGATTGCCGATCACCTGCGCCGCGACCATCGTCAGCATCTCGCACTGGGTGGGATTGACCTTTCCGGGCATGATCGAGCTGCCCGGCTCGTTGGCCGGAAGCACCAGCTCGCCGATCCCCGACCGCGGGCCGGAGCCGAGCAGGCGGATGTCGTTGGCGATCTTGGTGAGCGCGGCGGCGAGCGTGTTGAGCGTGCCCGAGAGGTGGACGAGGGGGTCGTTCGACGCCAGCGCCTCGAACTTGTTCTCGGCGGTGAAGAAGCGGTAGCCGGTGATGTCGGCTATGGCCTTCGCGACCGCCTGGCCGAAGCCCGCCGGCGCGTTGAGCCCGGTGCCGACTGCGGTGCCACCCTGCGCGAGCTGCGCCATGCCATGCTCCAGCGCCGGCTCGATCCGCTTGCGGCAGCGATAGAGCTGGTTGGCATAGCCGGAGAACTCCTGCCCCAGCGTCAGCGGCGTGGCATCCTGCAGATGGGTGCGGCCGATCTTGACGATCCCGTCCCACGCCTCGGCTTTGGCGGCCAGCGCATCGTGGAGCCGGTCGAGCGCTGGAAGCAGGCGGCGCGTCCCCGCCAGCGCGGCGGCGATGTGCAGCGCCGTTGGGAAGCTGTCGTTTGACGATTGCGACATGTTGACGTGATCGTTGGGGTGGACGGGCGCCTTGCCGCCGCGCGTGCCCGTCAGCACCTCGTTGGCGCGGCCGGCAATCACCTCGTTGACGTTCATGTTGGTCTGGGTGCCGCTTCCCGTCTGCCAGATGACGAGCGGGAACTGGTCGTCGAGCTTGCCGTCCGTGACTTCCGCTGCCGCCGCTTCGATCGCATCGGCGATCTTCGCGA from Allosphingosinicella indica includes the following:
- a CDS encoding DUF2585 domain-containing protein — its product is MARTRKGGGIAARYWLMAIGITLAAAIALVWMGRPPICTCGTIKLWAGAAHSADNSQHLADWYTPSHIVHGFLFYALFWLLWRGGPRGPRFVAAVALEAAWEVAENTRWVIDRYRDATMALGYTGDSVINSVADIGWMALGYLIASRLPWRVTAAIGVGLELLTLYVIRDNLTLNVLMLVWPIDAIRVWQSGA
- the fumC gene encoding class II fumarate hydratase is translated as MTETRTETDSIGPIAVPADAYWGAQTQRSIENFPFPHTERMPIGIVHALAVVKQAAARVNRSHGLVAKIADAIEAAAAEVTDGKLDDQFPLVIWQTGSGTQTNMNVNEVIAGRANEVLTGTRGGKAPVHPNDHVNMSQSSNDSFPTALHIAAALAGTRRLLPALDRLHDALAAKAEAWDGIVKIGRTHLQDATPLTLGQEFSGYANQLYRCRKRIEPALEHGMAQLAQGGTAVGTGLNAPAGFGQAVAKAIADITGYRFFTAENKFEALASNDPLVHLSGTLNTLAAALTKIANDIRLLGSGPRSGIGELVLPANEPGSSIMPGKVNPTQCEMLTMVAAQVIGNHTAITVGGLQGHLELNVFKPMIGAAVLRSIDLLAVGMECFATRCVDGLEADERRIAELVDRSLMLVTALAPEIGYDNAAKIAKHAHEQGLTLKEAGLALGLVDAETFDRVVRPEDMLGR